A window from Bordetella petrii encodes these proteins:
- a CDS encoding F0F1 ATP synthase subunit epsilon yields MATLQVDVVSAEEAIFAGEAKFVTLPGEAGELGILPGHTPLISRIRPGTVKIVRTDGGEENIFVAGGILEVQPGMVTVLADTAIRAADLDEARAVEAREKAEEALRNAKDKADIAVVEAELAMLAAQAIAARKLRQTRNTH; encoded by the coding sequence ATGGCTACCCTGCAAGTGGATGTCGTCAGCGCTGAAGAAGCGATCTTCGCCGGTGAGGCGAAGTTCGTGACGCTGCCTGGCGAAGCGGGCGAGCTGGGCATCCTGCCCGGGCACACCCCGCTGATTTCGCGCATACGCCCCGGGACGGTCAAGATCGTCCGTACCGATGGAGGCGAGGAAAACATCTTCGTCGCCGGGGGCATCCTGGAAGTGCAGCCGGGCATGGTCACCGTGCTGGCCGATACGGCCATCCGTGCCGCCGACCTGGACGAAGCCCGCGCCGTGGAGGCGCGCGAGAAAGCCGAAGAGGCCTTGCGCAACGCCAAGGACAAGGCCGACATCGCGGTTGTCGAAGCCGAGCTCGCCATGTTGGCCGCACAGGCCATCGCAGCCCGCAAGCTGCGCCAGACGCGCAACACGCACTAA
- a CDS encoding helix-turn-helix domain-containing protein — protein MRETLDCAVLMTPGHEAWVQDWVGRQQGQQGRLRLHAQELSALAPGAPDTRLLARARLALRRFDGCLVPVAPASLSWVRTVLANAGGGPRTPLVALVFDITAPAILDLLALGAADFIRAPACTDELRARLIRLRRAVQPAAMPVPPGTPGSAAGAPRVPSATYAVREPAPLYGARTASRRAATRARLESALAALHAQEAIQDDEPFRQAKARVVAGFEREYLRRALSRHAGNVARAARASSKHRRAFWALMRKHRIDAAPYRQGADGRPGAPG, from the coding sequence TTGCGTGAAACACTCGATTGCGCCGTACTGATGACACCCGGCCATGAGGCCTGGGTCCAAGACTGGGTTGGCCGCCAGCAGGGCCAGCAGGGCCGCCTGCGGCTGCATGCCCAGGAACTGTCCGCGCTGGCGCCGGGCGCGCCCGATACCCGCCTGCTGGCGCGGGCGCGCCTGGCGCTGCGGCGCTTCGACGGCTGCCTGGTGCCCGTGGCGCCGGCGTCGCTGTCATGGGTGCGCACGGTGCTAGCCAATGCCGGCGGCGGGCCGCGCACGCCCCTGGTGGCGCTGGTGTTCGACATCACCGCGCCCGCCATCCTCGACCTGCTGGCGCTGGGCGCCGCCGATTTCATCCGGGCTCCGGCCTGCACCGACGAACTACGGGCTCGCCTGATACGCCTGCGCCGCGCCGTGCAGCCCGCCGCCATGCCCGTGCCGCCCGGCACCCCGGGCAGCGCTGCCGGAGCCCCCCGCGTTCCCAGTGCCACTTACGCCGTCCGCGAACCGGCGCCGCTTTACGGCGCCCGCACCGCCTCGCGCCGGGCCGCCACGCGGGCCCGCCTCGAATCCGCCCTGGCCGCGCTGCACGCCCAGGAAGCCATCCAGGACGACGAGCCCTTCCGCCAGGCCAAGGCGCGCGTGGTGGCCGGCTTCGAACGCGAATACCTGCGCCGCGCGCTGTCGCGCCACGCCGGCAACGTGGCCCGGGCGGCGCGGGCATCCAGCAAGCACCGGCGCGCATTCTGGGCGCTGATGCGCAAGCACCGCATCGACGCCGCGCCCTATCGCCAGGGCGCCGACGGCCGTCCCGGCGCACCGGGCTAG
- the atpD gene encoding F0F1 ATP synthase subunit beta: MSNGTIVQCIGAVVDIQFPRDQMPKIYEALTLADDTSPFAEKGLTLEVQQQLGDGVVRTIALGSSDGLRRGMKVAGTGAPISVPVGTGTLGRIMDVLGRPIDEAGAIEHEEKRAIHQDAPRFDELSPSVELLETGIKVIDLVCPFAKGGKVGLFGGAGVGKTVNMMELINNIAKQHSGLSVFAGVGERTREGNDFYHEMEESKVLDKVAMVFGQMNEPPGNRLRVALTGLTMAEKFRDEGRDILFFVDNIYRYTLAGTEVSALLGRMPSAVGYQPTLAEEMGKLQERITSTKTGSITSIQAVYVPADDLTDPSPATTFQHLDSTVVLSRDIAALGIYPAVDPLDSSSRQLDPQVVGEEHYEVARGVQQTLQRYKELRDIIAILGMDELSPDDKQAVARARKIQRFLSQPFHVAEVFTGSPGKYVPLAETIRGFKMIVEGECDALPEQAFYMVGTIDEAFEKAKKLQ, from the coding sequence ATGAGCAACGGAACCATCGTTCAGTGCATCGGCGCCGTGGTGGATATTCAGTTCCCCCGCGATCAAATGCCCAAGATCTACGAAGCCCTTACCCTGGCCGACGACACCTCGCCGTTCGCCGAAAAGGGCCTCACGCTGGAAGTGCAGCAGCAGCTGGGTGACGGCGTGGTGCGTACCATCGCGCTGGGTTCCAGCGACGGCCTGCGCCGCGGCATGAAAGTCGCCGGCACCGGCGCGCCCATCTCGGTGCCCGTGGGCACCGGCACGCTGGGCCGCATCATGGACGTGCTGGGTCGTCCCATCGACGAAGCCGGCGCCATCGAGCACGAAGAAAAGCGCGCCATCCACCAGGACGCTCCCCGCTTCGACGAACTGTCGCCGTCGGTCGAGCTGCTGGAAACCGGCATCAAGGTTATCGACCTGGTGTGCCCGTTCGCCAAGGGCGGCAAGGTCGGCCTGTTCGGCGGCGCCGGCGTGGGCAAGACCGTCAACATGATGGAACTGATCAACAACATCGCCAAGCAGCACAGCGGCCTGTCGGTGTTCGCCGGCGTGGGCGAGCGTACCCGCGAAGGCAACGACTTCTACCACGAAATGGAAGAGTCGAAGGTGCTGGACAAGGTCGCCATGGTGTTCGGCCAGATGAACGAGCCCCCGGGCAACCGCCTGCGCGTGGCCCTGACCGGCCTGACCATGGCCGAGAAGTTCCGTGACGAAGGCCGTGACATCCTGTTCTTCGTCGACAACATCTACCGCTACACCCTGGCCGGTACCGAAGTGTCGGCGCTGCTGGGCCGCATGCCGTCGGCGGTGGGCTACCAGCCCACGCTGGCCGAAGAAATGGGCAAGCTGCAAGAGCGCATCACGTCCACCAAGACCGGCTCCATCACGTCGATCCAGGCCGTGTACGTGCCCGCCGACGACCTGACCGACCCGTCGCCCGCCACCACCTTCCAGCACTTGGACTCCACCGTGGTGCTGTCGCGCGACATCGCCGCCCTGGGTATCTACCCGGCCGTGGATCCGCTGGACTCGTCCAGCCGCCAGCTCGACCCGCAAGTCGTGGGCGAAGAGCACTACGAAGTGGCCCGCGGCGTGCAGCAGACGCTGCAGCGCTACAAAGAACTGCGCGACATCATCGCCATTCTGGGCATGGACGAACTGTCGCCCGACGACAAGCAGGCCGTGGCCCGCGCGCGCAAGATCCAGCGCTTCCTGTCCCAGCCGTTCCACGTGGCCGAAGTGTTTACCGGTTCGCCCGGCAAGTACGTGCCGCTGGCCGAGACCATCCGCGGTTTCAAGATGATTGTCGAAGGCGAGTGCGACGCGCTGCCCGAACAGGCGTTCTACATGGTCGGCACCATCGACGAAGCCTTCGAGAAGGCCAAGAAACTGCAATAA
- the atpA gene encoding F0F1 ATP synthase subunit alpha, which yields MQLNPSEISELLKSRIEGLGASADIRTQGAVVSVTDGITRIHGLSDVMQGEMLEFPNNVFGVALNLERDSVGAVILGDYTGVSEGDQVKTTGRILEVPVGPELKGRVVNTLGVPIDGKGPIDTKETDIIEKVAPGVIARRSVSQPLQTGIKAIDSMVPIGRGQRELIIGDRQTGKTAVAVDTIISQKGKGVTCVYVAIGQKASTINNVVRKLEEHGAMEYTIVVAASASDSAAMQYLAAYAGCTMGEYFRDRGEDALIIYDDLTKQAWAYRQVSLLLRRPPGREAYPGDVFYLHSRLLERAARVNEEYVEKFTNGAVKGKTGSLTALPIIETQAGDVSAFVPTNVISITDGQIFLETDLFNAGVRPAINAGISVSRVGGAAQTKVIKKLSGGIRTDLAQYRELAAFAQFASDLDDATRRQLERGKRVVELLKQPQYQPLQVWELAVTLYTVNNGYLDDVDVAQVLAFEKSLKDQLKAKHAGLIQRVEDTKELSKDDEAELAAAIQDFKKHGAF from the coding sequence ATGCAACTCAATCCCTCCGAGATCAGCGAACTGCTCAAGAGCCGCATCGAGGGCCTGGGCGCTTCGGCTGACATTCGCACCCAGGGCGCCGTCGTGTCCGTAACCGACGGCATCACCCGCATCCACGGCCTGTCCGACGTGATGCAGGGCGAAATGCTCGAATTTCCCAACAACGTCTTCGGCGTGGCGCTGAACCTCGAGCGCGACTCCGTCGGCGCCGTGATTCTGGGCGACTACACCGGCGTGTCGGAAGGCGACCAGGTCAAGACCACCGGCCGCATCCTCGAAGTGCCGGTCGGCCCCGAACTGAAGGGCCGCGTGGTCAACACGCTGGGCGTGCCCATCGACGGCAAGGGCCCCATCGACACCAAAGAAACCGACATCATCGAAAAAGTGGCGCCTGGCGTGATCGCCCGCCGCTCGGTGTCGCAGCCGCTGCAAACCGGCATCAAGGCCATCGACTCCATGGTGCCGATCGGCCGCGGCCAGCGCGAACTGATCATCGGCGACCGCCAAACCGGTAAAACCGCCGTTGCCGTCGACACCATCATCAGCCAGAAGGGCAAGGGCGTCACCTGCGTGTACGTCGCCATCGGCCAGAAGGCGTCGACCATCAACAACGTGGTGCGCAAGCTCGAAGAGCACGGCGCCATGGAATACACCATCGTCGTGGCCGCCTCGGCTTCCGATTCGGCCGCCATGCAGTACCTGGCCGCCTACGCCGGCTGCACCATGGGCGAATACTTCCGCGACCGCGGCGAAGACGCCCTGATCATCTATGACGACCTGACCAAGCAAGCCTGGGCCTACCGCCAGGTCTCGCTGCTGCTGCGCCGTCCGCCCGGCCGCGAAGCCTACCCCGGCGACGTGTTCTACCTGCACTCGCGCCTGCTCGAGCGCGCCGCGCGCGTCAACGAAGAATACGTCGAGAAGTTCACCAACGGCGCCGTCAAGGGCAAGACCGGCTCGCTGACCGCGCTGCCGATCATCGAAACCCAGGCAGGCGACGTGTCGGCCTTCGTGCCCACCAACGTGATCTCGATCACCGACGGCCAGATCTTCCTGGAAACCGACCTGTTCAACGCCGGCGTGCGCCCCGCCATCAACGCCGGTATCTCGGTGTCGCGGGTGGGCGGTGCGGCCCAGACCAAGGTCATCAAGAAGCTGTCGGGCGGTATCCGTACCGACCTGGCCCAGTACCGTGAACTGGCCGCCTTCGCGCAGTTCGCCTCCGACCTCGACGACGCCACCCGTCGCCAGCTCGAACGCGGCAAGCGCGTGGTCGAACTGCTCAAGCAGCCGCAATACCAGCCGCTGCAAGTGTGGGAACTGGCCGTCACGCTGTACACGGTCAACAACGGTTACCTGGATGACGTGGACGTGGCGCAGGTCCTGGCCTTCGAAAAATCGCTGAAGGATCAACTCAAGGCCAAGCATGCCGGCCTGATCCAGCGTGTCGAAGACACCAAGGAACTGTCCAAGGACGACGAAGCCGAACTGGCTGCCGCCATCCAGGATTTCAAGAAGCACGGTGCTTTTTAA
- a CDS encoding F0F1 ATP synthase subunit delta, translated as MAELSTVARPYAEAIFSVARDDKAGLPAWSDLIGELAQLAAHPDVREAMNDPRLDDAQRTGLFTGLVKAQLPQAVRNFIELLVANDRLLLLPVIAEQFVALKNRHEGTAQAEITSAFELSDAQVKELIEALETKLGLKLKPSVTVDKSLIGGVRVAVGDQVLDTSVQAQLARLRDTLAA; from the coding sequence ATGGCTGAACTTTCCACTGTTGCCCGGCCCTACGCTGAAGCGATTTTCAGCGTGGCGCGTGACGACAAGGCCGGCTTGCCGGCCTGGTCCGACCTGATCGGCGAGCTGGCCCAGTTGGCCGCCCATCCCGACGTGCGCGAAGCGATGAACGATCCGCGCCTGGACGATGCCCAGCGCACCGGGCTGTTTACCGGCCTGGTCAAGGCCCAGCTGCCCCAGGCCGTTCGCAATTTCATCGAACTGCTGGTGGCCAACGACCGGCTGCTGTTGCTGCCCGTCATCGCCGAGCAATTCGTCGCGCTGAAGAATCGCCACGAAGGCACGGCGCAGGCGGAAATCACCAGCGCGTTCGAACTCAGCGACGCCCAGGTCAAGGAACTGATCGAGGCGCTCGAAACCAAGTTAGGCCTCAAGCTCAAGCCCAGCGTCACGGTCGATAAGTCGCTCATCGGCGGCGTGCGCGTGGCGGTTGGCGACCAGGTGCTCGATACTTCCGTACAAGCTCAATTGGCCCGCTTGCGGGATACGCTGGCCGCCTGA
- a CDS encoding primosomal protein N', giving the protein MPDAPGGSGLHADIWVRVALDVPLAGLFDYRAQAVVPVGTRVIVPFGRRKLVGVVVDNPGQPSVDAAQVRDVEQVLQDLPPLPADWLRLARFAADYYQRPLGEVMLPAMPPPLRKPSAYQGKRSGQGPVARLEARKPKAAAAPTPPDQAPELNADQQAAVEAVAGLAGFKPVLLHGVTGSGKTEVYLRAAQRVLAAGRQVLLLVPEINLTPQLEGALRARLESVLGADGLAVMHSGLSDGERLQAWVRAQRGQARMLLGTRMAIFAPLAELGLIVIDEEHDASYKQQDGLRYSARDLAVWRARDLDIPVVLGSATPSLESWHHASRGHYLRLALPGRARASSLPAVRLIDTRRLAMRQGMSPQLTDAIGQRLERGEQSLVFLNRRGYAPVLHCASCAWVSHCPRCSAFTVLHRTSGRGHRLHCHHCGYQAPVPRACPECGDQDLEPMGRGTQRVEEHLAELFPQARISRIDADSTRLKGSAQTLFAAVHAGEVDILVGTQMVAKGHDFARLGLVGVLNADSMLFAHDFRAPERLFAQLMQVAGRAGRHSGGGEVLIQTGYPEQPVYQALLRHDYAGFARHALEERETTGLPPFAYQALLTSEARELAQALAFLQQARALAADSDFPGIAALTLYDPVPLRVVRVANIERAQLLLESTSRPALQAFLAAWSVYLPAMAAEARVRWQLEVDPLEI; this is encoded by the coding sequence ATGCCTGACGCGCCCGGCGGCAGCGGCTTGCATGCGGACATCTGGGTGCGTGTGGCGCTGGACGTTCCGCTGGCCGGCCTGTTCGACTACCGCGCCCAGGCCGTCGTGCCCGTGGGCACGCGCGTCATCGTGCCGTTCGGCCGGCGCAAGCTGGTGGGCGTGGTGGTCGACAATCCAGGGCAGCCGTCGGTCGATGCCGCCCAGGTGCGCGATGTCGAGCAGGTACTGCAGGATTTGCCGCCTTTGCCGGCCGACTGGCTGCGGCTGGCGCGCTTTGCGGCCGACTACTACCAGCGGCCGCTGGGCGAGGTGATGCTGCCGGCCATGCCGCCGCCGCTGCGCAAACCGTCGGCCTACCAGGGCAAGCGTTCGGGGCAGGGGCCGGTGGCGCGGCTGGAGGCGCGCAAGCCCAAGGCGGCGGCCGCGCCCACGCCGCCCGACCAGGCGCCCGAACTCAACGCCGACCAGCAGGCGGCCGTCGAGGCCGTTGCCGGCCTGGCCGGTTTCAAGCCGGTGCTGCTGCACGGCGTTACCGGCAGCGGCAAGACCGAGGTCTACCTGCGCGCCGCGCAGCGCGTGCTGGCGGCGGGGCGGCAGGTGCTGTTGCTGGTGCCCGAAATCAACCTGACGCCGCAGCTCGAAGGCGCGCTGCGCGCCCGCCTGGAATCGGTGCTGGGCGCGGATGGCCTGGCCGTCATGCACAGCGGCCTGTCCGACGGCGAGCGCCTGCAGGCGTGGGTGCGCGCGCAGCGGGGCCAGGCGCGCATGCTGCTGGGCACGCGCATGGCGATTTTCGCGCCGCTGGCCGAGCTGGGCCTGATCGTGATCGACGAAGAGCACGATGCCTCGTACAAGCAGCAGGACGGTCTGCGCTATTCGGCGCGCGACCTGGCCGTGTGGCGCGCGCGCGACCTGGACATTCCGGTGGTGCTGGGCTCGGCCACGCCCTCGCTGGAAAGCTGGCACCACGCATCGCGCGGCCATTACCTGCGGCTGGCGCTGCCGGGCCGCGCGCGGGCCAGCAGCCTGCCGGCGGTGCGGCTGATCGACACGCGGCGCCTGGCCATGCGCCAGGGCATGTCGCCGCAACTGACCGACGCCATCGGCCAGCGGCTGGAACGCGGCGAGCAGTCGCTGGTGTTTCTGAACCGCCGCGGCTACGCGCCGGTGCTGCACTGCGCGTCGTGCGCCTGGGTCAGCCACTGCCCGCGCTGCTCGGCCTTTACGGTGCTGCATCGAACCAGCGGCCGCGGCCATCGGCTGCACTGTCACCACTGCGGCTACCAGGCGCCGGTGCCGCGCGCCTGCCCCGAATGCGGCGACCAGGACCTGGAGCCCATGGGCCGCGGCACGCAGCGGGTCGAAGAGCACCTGGCCGAGCTGTTTCCCCAGGCGCGCATCTCGCGCATCGATGCCGACAGCACGCGCCTGAAGGGCAGCGCGCAAACCCTGTTCGCGGCCGTGCATGCGGGCGAGGTCGATATCCTGGTCGGCACCCAGATGGTGGCCAAGGGGCACGATTTCGCGCGCCTGGGCCTGGTGGGCGTGCTCAATGCCGATTCGATGCTGTTCGCGCATGACTTTCGCGCGCCCGAGCGCCTGTTCGCCCAGCTGATGCAGGTGGCGGGGCGGGCCGGCCGCCACAGCGGCGGCGGCGAAGTGCTGATCCAGACGGGCTACCCCGAGCAGCCTGTGTACCAGGCCTTGCTGCGCCACGATTACGCCGGCTTTGCGCGCCACGCGCTCGAAGAACGCGAGACCACCGGCCTGCCGCCGTTTGCCTATCAGGCGCTGCTGACTTCCGAAGCGCGCGAGCTGGCCCAGGCGCTGGCGTTTCTGCAGCAGGCGCGTGCGCTGGCCGCCGACAGCGATTTTCCCGGCATTGCCGCGCTGACCCTGTACGATCCGGTGCCGCTGCGCGTGGTGCGCGTGGCCAATATCGAGCGCGCGCAACTGCTGCTGGAAAGCACCAGCCGGCCCGCCCTGCAGGCGTTCCTGGCCGCGTGGTCGGTGTACCTGCCCGCCATGGCGGCCGAGGCGCGCGTGCGCTGGCAGCTGGAAGTGGACCCCCTTGAAATCTGA
- the hemE gene encoding uroporphyrinogen decarboxylase yields the protein MSAAPLKNDVFLRALLREPVPYTPIWLMRQAGRYLPEYNATRARAGSFMGLAQNPDYAAEVTLQPLARYDLDAAILFSDILTVPHAMGLGLDFAPGEGPRFARPLRTEDDVARLAVPDMESLRYVFDAVAVIRRELDGKVPLIGFAGSPWTIACYMVEGRGSDDYRLIKTMLYARPDLLHRILDINAQATLRYLNAQIQAGAQAVMLFDSWGGVLADGLFQQFSLAYTRKVVDGLVREHQGRRVPVIVFTKGGGQWLESIAGCGCDAVGLDWTVNLGQARQRTGDAVALQGNLDPMTLFGGGAAIRAEARRTLDAFGPVGKGGHVFNLGHGISQYTPPEVVAELVDEVHTYSRAMHA from the coding sequence GTGTCCGCTGCTCCCCTGAAGAACGACGTGTTCTTGCGCGCGTTGCTGCGCGAGCCCGTCCCTTATACCCCCATCTGGCTGATGCGCCAGGCCGGACGCTATCTGCCCGAATACAACGCCACGCGCGCGCGCGCCGGCTCGTTCATGGGGTTGGCGCAAAACCCCGACTATGCCGCCGAAGTCACGCTGCAGCCCCTGGCGCGCTACGACCTGGATGCGGCCATCCTGTTTTCCGACATTCTTACCGTGCCGCATGCCATGGGCCTGGGGCTCGATTTCGCTCCCGGCGAGGGCCCGCGCTTTGCGCGGCCATTGCGCACTGAAGACGACGTGGCCCGCCTGGCGGTGCCCGACATGGAATCGCTGCGCTATGTCTTCGACGCCGTGGCCGTCATTCGCCGCGAACTCGACGGCAAGGTGCCGCTGATCGGCTTCGCCGGCAGCCCCTGGACCATTGCCTGCTACATGGTCGAAGGCCGCGGCAGCGACGACTATCGGCTCATCAAGACCATGCTGTACGCCCGGCCCGATCTGCTGCACCGTATTCTCGATATCAACGCGCAGGCCACGCTGCGCTACCTGAACGCGCAGATCCAGGCCGGCGCCCAGGCGGTCATGCTGTTCGACAGCTGGGGCGGCGTACTGGCCGATGGCCTGTTCCAGCAGTTTTCGCTGGCCTACACGCGCAAGGTGGTGGACGGGCTTGTCCGCGAACACCAGGGCCGGCGCGTGCCCGTCATCGTGTTCACCAAGGGAGGCGGGCAGTGGCTCGAATCCATCGCCGGCTGCGGCTGCGACGCCGTGGGGCTGGACTGGACGGTGAACCTGGGCCAGGCGCGCCAGCGCACCGGCGACGCCGTGGCGCTGCAGGGTAACCTGGACCCGATGACCCTGTTCGGCGGCGGCGCGGCCATCCGCGCCGAGGCCCGGCGTACCCTGGATGCGTTCGGCCCGGTGGGCAAGGGCGGCCATGTGTTCAACCTGGGACACGGCATTTCGCAGTACACACCGCCCGAAGTCGTGGCGGAGCTGGTCGACGAAGTGCACACGTACAGCCGCGCCATGCACGCCTGA
- the atpG gene encoding F0F1 ATP synthase subunit gamma, producing the protein MPGIKEIRTKIKSVQNTRKITKAMEMVAASKMRKAQERMRAGRPYATKVREIAAHLMQANPEYRHPYLTERDAKAVGVVLVTTDKGLCGGLNTNVSRVTLAKLKEFEQRGIRVQTTAFGNKGLGLLTRIGANLVSQEVQLGDKPDLDRLLGAIKVQLDAYLSGEIDALYVASTRFINTMKQEPVFLRLLPLASGLDDPFQTGAEALAETAEVKSNYGWDYIYEPDAKSVIDDLLQRYVEGLLYQAVAENMASEQSARMVAMKAASDNAKKVIGDLQLVYNKTRQAAITKEISEIVGGAAAV; encoded by the coding sequence ATGCCCGGAATCAAGGAAATCCGAACCAAGATCAAGAGCGTGCAAAACACGCGCAAGATCACCAAGGCGATGGAAATGGTCGCTGCATCCAAAATGCGCAAGGCGCAGGAACGGATGCGCGCGGGTCGTCCGTACGCCACCAAGGTGCGCGAGATTGCCGCGCACCTGATGCAGGCCAACCCCGAATACCGCCATCCGTACCTGACCGAACGCGACGCCAAGGCAGTGGGCGTGGTGCTGGTTACCACCGACAAGGGGCTGTGCGGCGGCCTGAACACCAACGTCAGCCGCGTGACGCTGGCCAAGCTCAAAGAATTCGAGCAGCGCGGCATCCGCGTGCAGACGACGGCGTTCGGCAACAAGGGCCTGGGCCTGCTGACCCGTATCGGCGCCAATCTGGTCTCGCAAGAAGTGCAGCTGGGCGACAAGCCCGACCTCGACCGCCTGCTGGGCGCCATCAAGGTCCAGCTCGACGCCTACCTGAGCGGCGAGATCGATGCGCTGTACGTGGCGTCCACCCGCTTCATCAACACCATGAAGCAAGAGCCCGTGTTCCTGCGTCTGCTGCCGCTCGCCAGCGGTTTGGATGACCCCTTCCAGACGGGCGCCGAGGCCCTGGCGGAAACTGCCGAGGTCAAGTCGAACTACGGCTGGGACTACATCTACGAGCCCGACGCCAAGAGCGTGATCGACGACCTGCTGCAGCGCTACGTCGAAGGCCTGCTGTACCAGGCCGTGGCCGAGAACATGGCCTCGGAACAGTCGGCCCGCATGGTTGCCATGAAGGCGGCATCGGACAACGCCAAGAAGGTCATCGGCGATCTGCAGCTGGTCTACAACAAGACCCGCCAGGCGGCGATCACCAAGGAAATTTCGGAAATCGTAGGGGGCGCGGCCGCCGTCTGA